In Capsicum annuum cultivar UCD-10X-F1 chromosome 11, UCD10Xv1.1, whole genome shotgun sequence, one genomic interval encodes:
- the LOC107848547 gene encoding uncharacterized protein LOC107848547: MITTVSFLHQLPYLLQLFFASTFWPSKSRNMTMTMTTHISPMASMNQLSSTNFNHHPPLQSVFHGFRRKPSRILVASSLKETHHLFSYSPPSPSENFMFSKPFVPLSACLAILLWSSPANAGFLSGFSGIESVPGPELPKIDFLNRWNDDNQKKYAELDSKFKESPLLKQLLEKSKQNKEKNKRSIEDKYCLRGAEWGVGDCSAAGMTPEDRDNFIAMLKQKAGVE, from the exons ATGATAACAACCGTTAGTTTTCTTCATCAGCTTCCCTAtcttcttcaactattttttgCTTCTACTTTTTGGCCTAGCAAAAGTAGAAATATGACTATGACTATGACTACTCATATTTCTCCAATGGCGTCAATGAACCAGTTGTCTTCAACTAACTTCAATCATCATCCACCACTCCAATCAGTGTTCCATGGCTTTAGAAGAAAACCATCAAGAATTTTAGTTGCTTCTTCCCTTAAAGAAACTCATCATCTTTTCTCTTATTCACCTCCATCTCCTTCCGAAAACTTCATGTTTTCGAAGCCATTTGTTCCACTTTCTGCTTGTCTTGCCATTCTTCTATGGTCATCTCCTG CGAATGCTGGATTTCTTTCGGGTTTTAGCGGAATAGAATCTGTTCCTGGTCCTGAATTACCAAAGATTGACTTTCTTAATCGCTGGAACG ATGACAATCAGAAAAAGTATGCAGAACTTGATTCAAAATTCAAAGAGTCACCCCTGCTTAAACAGTTACTTGAGAAATccaagcaaaataaagagaa GAACAAAAGGTCAATTGAAGACAAGTATTGTTTACGAGGAGCTGAGTGGGGCGTTGGAGATTGCTCAGCAGCAGGAATGACACCAGAAGATAGGGACAACTTCATTGCAATGTTGAAGCAGAAGGCCGGAGTAGAATGA